A stretch of the Bacteroidales bacterium genome encodes the following:
- a CDS encoding gliding motility lipoprotein GldH, which yields MKQFASIPAIIWLVVFGIFMQSCDLQNIYEDNVRIPKDGWHQKEMVKFNVDINDTISECNIYINVRNNSKYKWMELWLFVNTHSPQGLSQRDTLKIMLADDHGKWLGHGLGDKFDTRLLYQQNIRFPVSGTYTFEYEQAMRDELLIGIDDIGLRIEKSKK from the coding sequence ATGAAACAGTTCGCTTCTATACCGGCAATTATCTGGTTGGTTGTATTTGGAATATTTATGCAATCATGTGATCTTCAAAATATCTATGAAGATAATGTCCGTATTCCCAAAGATGGATGGCATCAAAAAGAAATGGTCAAATTCAATGTCGATATCAATGACACGATCAGCGAATGTAACATATATATCAATGTAAGAAATAATAGTAAATATAAATGGATGGAACTCTGGCTGTTTGTGAATACCCATTCACCACAGGGGTTAAGCCAGCGGGATACATTGAAAATAATGCTTGCTGATGATCATGGAAAGTGGCTCGGACACGGGCTAGGTGATAAATTTGATACGCGTTTGTTGTATCAGCAGAACATCCGTTTTCCGGTATCGGGCACTTACACTTTTGAATATGAGCAAGCCATGCGTGATGAATTATTGATCGGTATTGATGATATCGGACTACGTATAGAAAAAAGCAAGAAATAA